Part of the Carnobacterium pleistocenium FTR1 genome is shown below.
TAATGCTAAACATTTCTTTTGACTCTTCTTTTTTAGTTGTTTCAACAATTTTATCGATTCTAACAACCAACGTTTTATTTCCAAACGCTATCGTTAATTCATCTCCAACTTTAACATCCGAAGAAGATTTAGCCGCTAGACCATTAATTTGTATCCGCCCTTTGTCCGCTACTTCTTTTGCAATCGTGCGTCGTTTAATGATTCGGGAAACTTTCAAAAATTTATCTAATCTCATAAGTTATTCCTCTTTTCTTCAGCCTTTATTTTTTGCCAGATCGCATCGATTTCTTCGACTGTTTCTGCTTTAACACCATCAAAGACATGTGGATGACGACGACGAAGTTTTTTATTTAGTGTTTCAACTACTTCTTCAAATGAAAAATAACCGGATTGTTCGCCAAGATTTGTGTGGTAGAGCACTTGCATTAATAAGTCACCTAATTCTTCAACCATATTATCAATATCATCATTTTCAACAGCTGCTCTAAATTCACTTACTTCTTCTTCCAAATAAGCCAGTAACGTCTGATGGTCTTGTTTTTTTATCCAGGCATCTCCATTTTCTCCCGTAATAGCATCCATATAATGCTGTACTGTTTGAAAAGATTTTGTCCGTTCATCCACTTTCAAAGGAGGAACATATAAAGACGTTAAGTTATGAACACCTTCCATTCGATCCAATTCAAACAATGGCAACCATTCTACCTTTTCATTTTTACTTCCAGCTTCATGTACCAAAGCTACAACATGCTCATCTGAGTATTTTTCCATTAAGGTTAGTTTTACTTCACTAGCAATATATTCATTAAATACTTGCATAACGATGATATGTTGACTGACTACTAGCTCATCTTGATTTAAATCCAATGCATCTACCAACTGAAAACCTTCTACTGGATCAATCTTTACCGCTTGAAAAAGATCATCTAAAAAACTTTTTCCACCTTTTATCTCAATTGCGATTTCGGCTTTATTTTCCAATAATAATTGTACCGATTTTTCAGCTACCATCGGATGTCCTGGAACAGCGTAGACTATATCACCCTTTTGAGCAGCCTCTAACAGCTCTTTTACAATAGTCTCATAAACGCCCTCAAACTGATCATTCTCTTCATAAATAGCATCAAATGATTCATAGACAAGCCCTTCTTGTTCTAAATCCTTCACTGCTGGGTGCAATTTGGTTCGTAAATACAACGGTAACGGTTTTTCTTTTTTCAACAATTGGTACACGCCAAAAGGAAGCTGTTCAATATCCCCTGGGCCAAGTCCGACAACTTTAATTTTCCCCATCCCGCTCCACCTACTTTCTTAATAGTTTTTTTCCAAAAGGAAGAGATAACCATTCACGAATCGTTAACAATTTACATTTTATTATCAACCATAGAAAGACCCCAATACCTGTAAGTCCACCTATTAAAGTATAACTGAAAGCAGCCCATCGGTTTTCTTCAATTAAAGCACCTTGTCCAACTAATTGCATTTCAAGCCATACTATCACAGCCATTACACCACAACTCAACAACAATTTCCATCCAAAACTTTTTTCTACTAAACGTTCTTTCGCTTCTTTAGATGAATCAAGCCGAATAACCATTAGAATAGCGAACAAGCTTACAACAGTAGCTCCACTTGAACCAAGTGTACCGAAATACGCGATGAACCATTTGTTCAGTAATATTTTTACACCTAAGCCTATTAGAAACCCAATCAAGGCCATTCGATGCTTATTTTGACTTTGAAAAATAGTATTATAGGCTCCTATTAGTGATGCAAAAAGAATGGCCAGATTATAGATACTTAAAACAAGATTTCCATCCGTATCGCCAAATAATGTTAAATTCAAATACGGCATCAATACGATCATACCCGTAGTAGCTGCCATAGCGAACGTTGCCGTTATCCGCATTAAAGATTTTGCAGTACGAGAAAAAGCTTTCTGATTACGTTGAGCAAACGATTGACTTAGTAAAGGAATGAGGCTAGCTGAGAAAGCTGTAGCAACAACCATTCCTAATTGGACTAGCGGCTGGCCGCGATCGTAGATTCCCTTCAAATTTTTGGCTTCACTAGAGTTTATTCCGTTCTCTATTAATCCATTATATAACGTAAAAGAATCGATCAATTGCAAGAAAATAAGCAATGCACTCAATAAAAACATCGTAAGGCCTTCTGTGGCAAACCGCTTTGCAATCTTCTTATAGTTAATTATTTTAGCTATAGATTTTACTTCTGGCTGTTGTTCTACTTTCAACGACCGTTGTTTGTATAGTGCAACACTTAAAATAATCAGTGCGACTAAACCTGCTATCCAAGAACTACTCATAGCAATCGTACCCATTTGATACTCATCCCATTGATTACGTGTGTACAAGAAAGCCGCAATTAAAATAACTGCTACGCGCACACCTTGTTCTCCTACTTGAGAAATAGCTGTTGGCAGCATACGAAAAGTGCCTTGAAAATAACCGCGACTAACGGCTAAGAACGGAATCAGCAGGAACAGCCATGAGACGTTTTGAATAATGGGTTCTAACTTAGTGTCTCCCATCCAATTTGCAATCAGTGAAGCTGAAAAATAAATCCCTAAAAAGAAAAATACTGAAAAAATACTTAATAAAACAAATGATTTTTTTAAAAGGCTTTTCCGCTCATCAATCGTTGAAGTTTCAGCGACCAACTTAGATAAGAAAATAGGAAAACCGCTCAATGCTACAGTCATTGCAATACCGTAGATTGGATAAATTTGTTGATAAACATAAAATCCTGAATTTCCAACCATATTTTGAAAAGGAACGCGATAAACAGCACTTAAAATTTTAGCAATAAAAGCTGCCACTGAAAGGATGATTGCTCCATTCATCATTTTTCTCATCTGTTGATTTTCCAATTTCCTACCCTCGCTTACTTTACCTGGACCAGACATTCACGCTTAACTTTCTGCTTCCACAGGTTTGTCAGCATCTTGGGAACGATAGCTGACAATCTCTTGTGCAAATTTCTGAATATATCCCAACCACTGATAAGTTGGCTCTTTTTTCAACTGTAAGGTAACCATTAATTGATCTTTTTTTATTGCTACATTTGCTTTTAAAGGTATGTCACTTAGTGCTCTGAATACTTCTTCTGCTGGCAACGATTGAGTGCCCGAAACAGAGAAGGTTATGATAATTTCATCTCCTGGTCGTTTAATCATTTCGATCAGTGCACGTTCTCCATACATTTTGATCAATCCAATCGTCAATAGGTCCGCTACTTCGTCAGCATATTCTCCGAAGCGATCAATCAGGTCATCCTGTAATTCAACGTATTGTTCATGTGATCTCAATTCTCGAATTCGTTTGTAAATTTCAATTTTTTGACGTTCATCCTCTATATACGTACTTGGTAAGTACGCGTTGATTCCTAAATCAATTTCAACTTGCGTTTTTTCTTCTCTTGTATCCATTCCTCGTTTACGAGCTACTGCTTCGCTCAACATTTCAGAATACAAGTCAAATCCAACAGAATCGATAAATCCGTGCTGTTGCGCTCCCAAAAGATTTCCTGCACCGCGAATCGATAAATCGCGCATTGCAATTTTAAATCCTGAACCTAATTCAGTAAAATCTTTAATCGCTTGCAGCCTTTTTTCACTGACTTCATTTAACACTTTATTCGGTTGATATAAGAAATAAGCATAGGCTACCCGATTGCTCCTACCAACACGTCCCCGCAATTGATACAATTGCGATAACCCCATATGGTCTGCATTCTCTACAAACAGCGTATTGACATTTGGAATATCAACACCAGTTTCAATAATCGTAGTCGTCACGAGCATATCGTATTCCCCTTCAATAAATTGTAACAACGTATTCTCAAGCTGTCCTTCTGTCATTTGGCCATGCGCATAAGCAATTCTCGCATCTGGAATCAGCTGTTGCAACTCATCTACTTTTTTCTCAATCGTTGCTACTCGGTTATATAAATAGAATACTTGACCGCCTCGTGCCATTTCTCGTTCCACAGCTTCACGAACCGCACCTAAGTTTTGTTCCATTACGTATGTTTGTACAGGATACCGATTTGCTGGCGGAGTTTCGATAACCGATAAATCTCGTACGCCCAACATCGACATGTGTAATGTTCTTGGAATAGGTGTTGCTGTCAATGTTAATACATCCACTTGAGCTTTCAACTGTTTCAGCTTTTCTTTATGTTTTACACCAAAACGTTGTTCTTCATCAACTACAAGCAAACCTAAATCTTGGAACTCGATATCTTTTGATAAAATGCGATGCGTCCCAATAGTAATATCGACTTGGCCTTTTTTTATACGTGCAATAGTCTCGCTTTGTTGTTTTTTTGTACGAAAACGACTAAGCAACCCAATTTCAATTGGAAAATCAGCAAATCGTTGTAGCATCGTTTCATAATGCTGTTGCGCTAAAATAGTTGTCGGAACTAAAAAGGCTGCTTGCTTGCCTTCTTGAACAGCTTTAAATACTGCTCGCATAGCTACTTCTGTTTTACCATACCCAACATCTCCAACAAGCAGACGATCCATTGGTTTTTTCTGTTCCATATCGTGTTTTATTTCAGCAGTACTTCTTAATTGATCATCTGTTTCAGTATACGGAAATGCATTTTCAAATTCTTCTTGATAAGCATCATCTGGAGAAAAGGCATAGCCTACTTCTTGTTCCCTAGAAGCATATAGCTCAATTAATTCATCAGCGATATCTTCAATTTTAGTAGCTACTTTTTTCTTTGTTTTAGCCCACTCTGTCCCACCTAACTTATTTACTTTAGGCGTTTTTGCTTCAGAAGAAACATACTTTTGTAATAAATTAAGCTGTGTTACAGGAATAAATAATTTTGCCTCATCTTTATAGATGATCGACATATAATCTTGATAGATACCATTTATCTCAAGAGTTTCCATTCCAGTATATTTCCCTATCCCATGATTAACATGAACAACGAAATCGCCAGGATTGAGTTCGCTATAACTTTTCAATCTCTCCGCATTAGACAACGTTTGACGTCTAGCGACTTTCTTTGTGACCTTATTAAATAATTCTCGTTCAGTAACGACTACTAGTTTTTCTGTTGGCATTTCAAAACCGGCTTGAACATAGCCTTCTACTACTTGAACTTTCTCGAGTTCGATCCTAGCAGGTTTGACTATTTTACTAGTTATCTCAAAATCATTGAGGGTCTGATGTACTTTTTTAGCTCGATCCGCATTCGGGACCATGATGATAACCGTATTTTTTTGTTTGACCCACCGATCTATCTCAGTTTTAAACAAAGGCATTTGCCCAAAAAACTGCTGCATATTTCGATATTGAAAGGCCTGTATGTTATTAAATCGAGTATTTCCCATTCCTTTTTGAAAAACAGCAAAATATAAGATGTTGTTACTTAACGCCTTCAATTGATCACGAAAGTTGTTGGAAAAGACTTGGTCTTGCAAAATACGTCGCTCACTCAATTTGCTCGTGACCCATTCAGCTTCTTCTTCGTTTAAACGACGATCGGTTTCCATTACCCTAGGATACTCATCTATGACAACGATTCCTTTTTTACTCATATAGTCCAACACACTATTTTTTTCAGGATAAATAAAATCTGTAAACATCGTTAATTCATCAATTGGTTCGCCTCGTTGGAATGCATCTGAAACAGGTGTCACTTGCTTCGTAAACGTTTGTTTTTCTGAAGCATCTTGGATCAATCCTAGATTTCTTTTGACCGCTTTATTAAATTTTGGGGCTGCTGCTATTAACTGTTCTTTTGTATAAAACGTATCAGTCGCAGGTAATATAGTTACTTTTTCAATCGTCTTAATCGACCGTTGCGTAGCGGCGTCAAAATAACGCAATGAATCCACTTCAGTATCAAATAAATCGATCCGGATCGGAAACTCTTCTGTTAAAGAATAGATATCAATGATTCCGCCTCGAATACTAAATTCTCCCGGACCGTCGACCAATTGTTGGCGAGTATATCCCATATCTACTAATCTTTGAGCTAAATTGCTTAAATCTAGTTCGCCTCCCTGTTTAATGGTAAATTGCGCTGATTTCCACAGTTCTTTTGGTGGCAATAATTTCCGTACTCCAGCAAGAGGTATGATGACGACCCCATATTTTTCAGATAGTAAAAAATTCAATGTTGCTACTCGTTCTGCTCTTGCTTCGGGTGAAGCTACTGACATCTCTGCATAGATCATCTCATCTACAGGAAAAAGATGCAGTCGATCTTCAGGTACCCAATTAGCAAGATCTTCCATCAATTGATTTGCGTGGAACAAATTATGCGTCACAATAATAAATGGTTTTTTCTTTTCTGCTGCTAGTGTACTTAAAACTAATGTTCTTGCAGAACCTGACAAGCCTGTTATTAATTGCGATTGATGTTGCTCTAATTGGTTTAATAACGCCCCAACATCAGGCGCATTTGCTAGTATCTTTTTTATATCTCCCACCATAAGAACTCCTTTTTCAATCCATTTTTTGTTTGCAAACAGATTATTATAATGAACAAAAGAAGCTCAGAATTCTCTGGGCTTCACTGCTTTTTTAATTTTTAATTTCTATTTTATTTAATAATCATCTTACACATTCTTTTTTTTATTAAATTGATTCATGACCTCTGAAAACGAATGTCCTTCTACCCAATAATCTAAAGCTGCAACGCTGTCTTTTACCGCTATTAATAATTCCTCGTGCTGATTTTTAGGGAAACCACTTAATACATGTTGCACGACGGTTTGTCTTCCTAAAGGACGATCAATTCCAATTCGAATGCGATTAAAATCTGCTGTAGCTAAGTGGTGGATCATACTTTTAATACCATTGTGTCCGCCCGCACTGCCTTTTTGACGAAAGCGTAGTTTCCCAACAGGTAAGTCTAAGTCATCATAAATCACTATTAAATCTTCAATTTCTACATTAAAATAATCCATTAGCGGCCTTACAGCTCTTCCTGAATCATTCATAAACGTTTGTGGTTTTACTAAAAGAACTTTTTCACTTCCGATAAATGCTTCTGCATATATTGCTTCAAATTTGACCTTGCTGAACTCAATTTTATGCTGAGCAGCAAATTCATCTACAGCAATAAAACCAATATTGTGTTTTGTATCTTTATATTTTGAGCCCGGATTTCCTAAGCCAACGATCATTTTCATTATTCAGTACACTCCAATTAATTGTTTTGCCTCTATTTGTTAACTAACTTACCTATTTTCACGCAAAAAATTGCCGCACGAATTTTTTTCGTCCAGTAACAATTACTTACAGTATAACACAGTGTAGTTGTCTTTTCTTTAAAATTGACTCTATTCCAGTATCATTAGCTCTTATCCAATAGGCTTTCAACCTACTCAAAAGATAAGATTCCTAAACTTTCCCTCATGTTACGTCCATCTGGTTTTAATTTTGAAGTGCTTTCCAGAGAGACTCTAAAGCTTTGTGTATTTTATCTATTCAGAAATCTAATCTTTTTACTTTGAAATAATTTAGTTTAGTCGTATGATATGTATGTTAAGTTAAATATCTCACTTTAGTTTTTTTGATTCAACCGTAAGTATCCTCCTTATTACAAATAGAAAAATTAGCGAAATCTTGTTAAAAAATTAGAATTTCAATTCACATAGTTTGTCTATGGTTGAAATTGCCATTTCAAAGGTTTTAAAAACCTTTTGAATTTTAGAAATTTTCATTTTACAAAAAGTTTGTTAAGTGCTACACTATCTTTGTTAAGAATCTTATTTTATAAAGGGAGTTTGTTGTAATATGACTAAACATGAAGTAAAAGACCACCAAAAAGTAATTTTAATCGGAGATGGAGCTGTCGGATCTAGTTACGCTTTTGCGCTAGTGACACAAAATATTGCTCAAGAATTAGGAATCATTGATATTGATGTAAATAAAACTGAAGGAGATGCTATCGATCTATCTGATGCTTTAGCTTTTACCTCACCTAAAAAAATCTATTCAGCAACATATGCTGATTGCCATGACGCAGGTATCGTCGTAATCACTGCTGGTGCTGCTCAAAAACCTGGTGAAACTCGTTTAGACTTAGTACAAAAGAACTTAAGAATTTTCAAAAGTCTTATTGGTCAAGTTATGGAAAGTGGATTTGATGGTATTTTCTTAGTAGCATCTAATCCTGTAGATATTCTAACTTACGCAACTTGGAAATTTTCTGGACTTCCTAAGAACCGCGTTATCGGATCTGGTACTACTTTAGATACTGCTCGCTTCCGTCAAGCTATTGCTGAATTAACTGGCGTTGATACTCGTAACGTTCATAGTTACATCTTAGGTGAACATGGCGACACAGAATTCCCAGTATGGTCTCATGCAAATATTGCCGGTTTATCTATCAATGAATGGATCAAAGATAATCCAGATACTGATGAACAAGCCCTTGTAGATGTTTTCTTTAGCGTAAGAGATTCTGCTTACAACATTATTCAAAAAAAGGGAGCTACTTTCTACGGTATCGCGGTATCTCTTGCTCGTATTACAAAAGCTATTTTCAATGACGAAAATGCTGTATTGCCTCTTTCAGTTTACTTGGATGGTCAATACGGACAAACTGATGTATTTATTGGCTCTCCAGCAATCGTCAATCGTCAAGGTATTCAAAATGTCATCGAGATTCCTTTAAACGATTCTGAGATGGATAAAATGAATTTATCTGCAGCTACATTGAAAAAAGTTACAGCCGACGCATTTGCAGCTCTAGAAAAAGAAATCTAATTATTAACTAAACAATAATCATTCGGATAGTAAAAAATTAAAGATAATTGCTAATTTTCAATCTCATT
Proteins encoded:
- a CDS encoding RNA-binding S4 domain-containing protein, translating into MRLDKFLKVSRIIKRRTIAKEVADKGRIQINGLAAKSSSDVKVGDELTIAFGNKTLVVRIDKIVETTKKEESKEMFSIISETQREELNN
- a CDS encoding MazG nucleotide pyrophosphohydrolase domain-containing protein yields the protein MGKIKVVGLGPGDIEQLPFGVYQLLKKEKPLPLYLRTKLHPAVKDLEQEGLVYESFDAIYEENDQFEGVYETIVKELLEAAQKGDIVYAVPGHPMVAEKSVQLLLENKAEIAIEIKGGKSFLDDLFQAVKIDPVEGFQLVDALDLNQDELVVSQHIIVMQVFNEYIASEVKLTLMEKYSDEHVVALVHEAGSKNEKVEWLPLFELDRMEGVHNLTSLYVPPLKVDERTKSFQTVQHYMDAITGENGDAWIKKQDHQTLLAYLEEEVSEFRAAVENDDIDNMVEELGDLLMQVLYHTNLGEQSGYFSFEEVVETLNKKLRRRHPHVFDGVKAETVEEIDAIWQKIKAEEKRNNL
- a CDS encoding putative polysaccharide biosynthesis protein produces the protein MENQQMRKMMNGAIILSVAAFIAKILSAVYRVPFQNMVGNSGFYVYQQIYPIYGIAMTVALSGFPIFLSKLVAETSTIDERKSLLKKSFVLLSIFSVFFFLGIYFSASLIANWMGDTKLEPIIQNVSWLFLLIPFLAVSRGYFQGTFRMLPTAISQVGEQGVRVAVILIAAFLYTRNQWDEYQMGTIAMSSSWIAGLVALIILSVALYKQRSLKVEQQPEVKSIAKIINYKKIAKRFATEGLTMFLLSALLIFLQLIDSFTLYNGLIENGINSSEAKNLKGIYDRGQPLVQLGMVVATAFSASLIPLLSQSFAQRNQKAFSRTAKSLMRITATFAMAATTGMIVLMPYLNLTLFGDTDGNLVLSIYNLAILFASLIGAYNTIFQSQNKHRMALIGFLIGLGVKILLNKWFIAYFGTLGSSGATVVSLFAILMVIRLDSSKEAKERLVEKSFGWKLLLSCGVMAVIVWLEMQLVGQGALIEENRWAAFSYTLIGGLTGIGVFLWLIIKCKLLTIREWLSLPFGKKLLRK
- the pth gene encoding aminoacyl-tRNA hydrolase — encoded protein: MKMIVGLGNPGSKYKDTKHNIGFIAVDEFAAQHKIEFSKVKFEAIYAEAFIGSEKVLLVKPQTFMNDSGRAVRPLMDYFNVEIEDLIVIYDDLDLPVGKLRFRQKGSAGGHNGIKSMIHHLATADFNRIRIGIDRPLGRQTVVQHVLSGFPKNQHEELLIAVKDSVAALDYWVEGHSFSEVMNQFNKKKNV
- the mfd gene encoding transcription-repair coupling factor codes for the protein MGDIKKILANAPDVGALLNQLEQHQSQLITGLSGSARTLVLSTLAAEKKKPFIIVTHNLFHANQLMEDLANWVPEDRLHLFPVDEMIYAEMSVASPEARAERVATLNFLLSEKYGVVIIPLAGVRKLLPPKELWKSAQFTIKQGGELDLSNLAQRLVDMGYTRQQLVDGPGEFSIRGGIIDIYSLTEEFPIRIDLFDTEVDSLRYFDAATQRSIKTIEKVTILPATDTFYTKEQLIAAAPKFNKAVKRNLGLIQDASEKQTFTKQVTPVSDAFQRGEPIDELTMFTDFIYPEKNSVLDYMSKKGIVVIDEYPRVMETDRRLNEEEAEWVTSKLSERRILQDQVFSNNFRDQLKALSNNILYFAVFQKGMGNTRFNNIQAFQYRNMQQFFGQMPLFKTEIDRWVKQKNTVIIMVPNADRAKKVHQTLNDFEITSKIVKPARIELEKVQVVEGYVQAGFEMPTEKLVVVTERELFNKVTKKVARRQTLSNAERLKSYSELNPGDFVVHVNHGIGKYTGMETLEINGIYQDYMSIIYKDEAKLFIPVTQLNLLQKYVSSEAKTPKVNKLGGTEWAKTKKKVATKIEDIADELIELYASREQEVGYAFSPDDAYQEEFENAFPYTETDDQLRSTAEIKHDMEQKKPMDRLLVGDVGYGKTEVAMRAVFKAVQEGKQAAFLVPTTILAQQHYETMLQRFADFPIEIGLLSRFRTKKQQSETIARIKKGQVDITIGTHRILSKDIEFQDLGLLVVDEEQRFGVKHKEKLKQLKAQVDVLTLTATPIPRTLHMSMLGVRDLSVIETPPANRYPVQTYVMEQNLGAVREAVEREMARGGQVFYLYNRVATIEKKVDELQQLIPDARIAYAHGQMTEGQLENTLLQFIEGEYDMLVTTTIIETGVDIPNVNTLFVENADHMGLSQLYQLRGRVGRSNRVAYAYFLYQPNKVLNEVSEKRLQAIKDFTELGSGFKIAMRDLSIRGAGNLLGAQQHGFIDSVGFDLYSEMLSEAVARKRGMDTREEKTQVEIDLGINAYLPSTYIEDERQKIEIYKRIRELRSHEQYVELQDDLIDRFGEYADEVADLLTIGLIKMYGERALIEMIKRPGDEIIITFSVSGTQSLPAEEVFRALSDIPLKANVAIKKDQLMVTLQLKKEPTYQWLGYIQKFAQEIVSYRSQDADKPVEAES
- a CDS encoding L-lactate dehydrogenase encodes the protein MTKHEVKDHQKVILIGDGAVGSSYAFALVTQNIAQELGIIDIDVNKTEGDAIDLSDALAFTSPKKIYSATYADCHDAGIVVITAGAAQKPGETRLDLVQKNLRIFKSLIGQVMESGFDGIFLVASNPVDILTYATWKFSGLPKNRVIGSGTTLDTARFRQAIAELTGVDTRNVHSYILGEHGDTEFPVWSHANIAGLSINEWIKDNPDTDEQALVDVFFSVRDSAYNIIQKKGATFYGIAVSLARITKAIFNDENAVLPLSVYLDGQYGQTDVFIGSPAIVNRQGIQNVIEIPLNDSEMDKMNLSAATLKKVTADAFAALEKEI